A genomic region of Bactrocera dorsalis isolate Fly_Bdor chromosome 3, ASM2337382v1, whole genome shotgun sequence contains the following coding sequences:
- the LOC105233875 gene encoding endocuticle structural glycoprotein SgAbd-2, with translation MYKFAIVLLSAVLFAIVLARPAEEEAAARAAVTTTTTPATILKQVDVTNPDGSYNNSYETSNGIKVENAGYLKKIVVPKQESTDGQVIEEHEELVLVQTGLYSYSDPEGNIITLRYVADENGFQPQGDHLPVPPA, from the exons atgtaCAAGTTTGCCATTGTTTTGTTGTCGGCGGTTCTATTCGCTATTGTCTTGGCGCGTCCTGCCGAGGAGGAAGCTGCTGCGCGTGCGGCTGTTACCACAACAACCACACCGGCCACAATACTCAAACAAGTCGATGTCACCAACCCAGATGGCAGCTACAATAACAG TTACGAGACCTCCAATGGCATCAAAGTCGAAAATGCTggttatttgaagaaaattgttGTACCCAAACAGGAATCCACCGATGGTCAGGTGATTGAGGAACACGAGGAGTTAGTGTTGGTGCAGACCGGCTTGTACTCATACTCCGATCCCGAGGGCAACATCATCACACTCCGCTATGTAGCCGATGAGAACGGCTTCCAGCCACAAGGCGATCACTTGCCAGTGCCGCCAGCTTAA